Proteins encoded in a region of the Candidatus Methanomethylophilaceae archaeon genome:
- a CDS encoding glycosyltransferase — protein MLPDITIGICAYNEAQNIERCVSSIYSQKTPGFHVKEVIIVSSGSTDGTDDIVRKLQKKHEDINLIVQNRREGKNSAINAYLDAKTCGLVVMLNADNILGTDESLLHLVEPFEDEKMGMVGGHPMPTNSKEDRVGFAVHVLWSMHHNLAMIYPKIGELVAFRDIGTRLALDQQSDEDIIRMNLEKAGYKCAYAPDAIVYNRGPETEEDFLKQRTRVNIGECNMKKKFDYDIPSWNRKYVLKAALGMIRDLGFHPVKMLYAGRLEMKARSDAKKYIESGNCDVNVWDPVETTKKVRSDFPAVIPFLAGTDDVPIGKD, from the coding sequence ATGCTTCCAGACATAACCATTGGGATATGCGCGTACAACGAAGCGCAGAACATAGAGCGTTGCGTGAGCTCGATTTATTCCCAGAAGACGCCGGGATTCCACGTCAAAGAGGTCATAATAGTGTCAAGCGGAAGCACGGATGGGACCGACGACATCGTCCGCAAGCTCCAGAAAAAGCATGAAGACATCAATCTCATAGTCCAGAACAGAAGGGAAGGGAAGAATTCCGCCATAAACGCTTATCTTGACGCGAAAACGTGCGGATTGGTCGTCATGCTGAACGCAGACAACATCCTCGGGACCGACGAATCCCTCCTCCATCTCGTGGAGCCTTTCGAAGACGAGAAGATGGGCATGGTCGGAGGCCACCCGATGCCTACCAACAGCAAAGAGGACAGAGTCGGGTTCGCCGTCCATGTGCTGTGGAGCATGCACCACAACCTCGCCATGATCTATCCGAAGATCGGGGAATTGGTAGCTTTCCGCGACATTGGGACGCGCCTCGCGCTGGACCAGCAGTCGGACGAGGACATCATCAGGATGAATCTCGAGAAAGCGGGGTACAAATGCGCCTATGCCCCCGATGCGATCGTCTATAACAGAGGCCCGGAGACGGAAGAGGATTTCCTCAAGCAGAGGACCCGCGTTAACATAGGCGAATGCAACATGAAGAAGAAGTTCGACTACGACATCCCGTCGTGGAACAGGAAATACGTCCTCAAAGCCGCGCTGGGAATGATCCGCGACCTCGGCTTCCACCCCGTGAAAATGCTTTATGCCGGGCGCTTGGAGATGAAAGCGCGCTCGGACGCGAAGAAATACATCGAATCCGGGAACTGCGACGTGAACGTCTGGGACCCGGTCGAAACGACGAAAAAGGTCCGATCGGACTTTCCTGCCGTCATCCCTTTTCTCGCCGGGACCGACGACGTCCCCATCGGCAAGGACTGA